Sequence from the Festucalex cinctus isolate MCC-2025b chromosome 21, RoL_Fcin_1.0, whole genome shotgun sequence genome:
ACTGAACGTCTTGGATACAGATTGCTGATTGTTTCCTTTACTTTGTGTCTTTTAGTATTGCTTTCATTGCCTAGATGCCAACCCaaaatgtgatatatatatatatatatatatatatatatatatatatatatatatatatatatatatatatatatatattgaatttatacatatatgaatatatacacgccggcataaaaaaaaaaaacatacagtgatgtttcttaaatatttatttatttctaataataatgatgcttTATATTTATGCCAAAGTGCAACGTCTGCCTCGCTATTCAAGTCTTGCCATGTTTACCAATGTATAGAAATATACATTCTGGGATATTCTAAGAAATATACTTTCGTATTAAAGCCTTCAATACGAGTTTGATTGCTTTAGCGTTCAAAATGCAGAAGTAAGGCAACTTCCGCCTCGCCATCAACATCTCGCGATGTTTCCCCGACGTAGACGCAAAGCAGCGACGAGATCTGACGCGGGACGGAAGAGTGGCGAGAGTTGGAGCCGAAGAAGAGGCAGCCAAGTCGGCCAGAGCGACAACCGGAGCTGAGCTGGGGGGGCGTGTGAGAGTTGACGCGGCGGGTCCCGAAACCCCGAAACCAGGTGCATAAACGCGGCGTGAATGAGACAGGCAAGCTGGAGGACTTCGACATGGCATCCGGAGAAACCCTGTACATCGGGTCGGACGGCTCGGAGATGCCGGCCGAAATCGTGGAACTCCACGAGATAGAGGTGGAGACCATCCCGGTGGAGACCATCGAGACCACGGTGGTCGGTGGCGAggacgacgatgacgatgaggatgaagatgaggacgacgacgaggaggaggaggaggaggacgacgatGATGTGCAGCCCATGATCGCGCTCCAGCCGCTGGACGACGACCCGGGCTCCATCCACCACCACCagtaccaccaccaccatcaccatcCAGAAGTTATCCTAGTCCAGACCCGCGAGGAGGTAGTCGGCGGGGATGATTCCGACCTACACAcggatgacggcggcgggggcttcgagGACCAGATCCTCATCCCGGTGCCGGCCCCCGGGGCTGAGGACGAGTACATCGAGCAGACGTTGGTGACTGTAGCCGGGAAGAGCTCCATGGGTCGGGTGAAACGAGGAGGCGGCAGCGGTAGCTCGGGCGGGAAGAAAGCGGGCAAAAAGAGCTATCTTAGCGGCGCGGAGACGGGAGCGAGAAAATGGGAACAGAAGCAAGTGCAGATAAAAACTCTGGAGGGGGAATTCTCCGTGACAATGTGGGCGTCGGGTAAGTCTTGGTAGTTAGTCCGGTTACGGCTGTCACATCTCGGCTACACGAGGCCTTCTTTGCCAGGGCGTTGTCCTTCCCCTGCACCCGACTAGTTCCTGGAGTGTTCCGCCCCGTTGCGAAGTGCCGATCGGAGCCGCGCAGGGCTTTTGTTTCGACGCGGAAACCTCgaccaaatgtttttgttttgacggGAAGCCATGTTTTAGGTGTTGCTGGGCGCCGCCATATTCCCCGAGTGCTGAGAAGTATGGCGGCGGCCCCCCGAAAAAATGGCGACTGGCGGGCCCAGACAACATGGTGCTTACGGTGCTGTGGTGCTTGGCAAACACGGTCCAAATGTCGTATTCGACCCTTTATCGGGTTAAGTACAGCCTATAACTCCCCACCGCGTTGGTGCTTTACACACTCGCCGCGCGTGAGATGACTCAATcgccttttttggggggccatttttgggcaaaatgtttttttccttagCTACAGGCTAACTTCAAAAGCCGTTAGCAGTTAGCCGCTTCGAAGGAACGAGTAGGCCTCCATTAGCCGAGCCTGTTTAGCGTAACCATACGTCACACAGGTTTTTAgtctcataatttttttttgctttgattgtTGCATAGAGGCAAAACTTCTATTTTATTCATAATTATAGGTTTAAGAGAACAATACTATGgctattttagtcatttattgcaGTGTTTCCAAAGCTGAGTTGGCCAGGTtacattagaaaacaatcacagGACACCACCTGACAAAATTCTCACAAAATGTGTGAACACATGAGGCTGATATAGTTGCAGGAAGCCATGACTTACTCTGGATATGAATAGCAAATATCTGTGATTTATTTGCATGTCACTATGTTGCTGGATGAACAAAGATGTGTAAACACCACGAATTTTCAGACCAACTAAGTGAAATTAGATTATTTGAGAGAACCTCTCAcaacaggaaaacaaaaaaaactatcttaaaatgacaatgaaaataGTGAAAACTTTCTCCATCTATTtatgaaacacattttaaaaacaaatggatacaagataaatatacagtatatgaatgTTTAGTGGAAAAAATTCCATACAAAATATTTGGTGGTATAACCAGTTTTTAAGGAATGCACACTGTTGTGTTCTTGAGAATGCTACTGCTCTACTCTTTACTAATGTAACTTTGGATGCTACATTACTGTAGCAACATAGCTAACACAATACCCCACACATCAAAATaacaatataatttttttccgtTTATATAATGCAGTAGAAGTTTTGATATCACACAGCTGCGCTTCTGTATTTTGGAGGTAATCTCcccatttaatcaaattaaaggTAGCtttttgtgtgaaattttgccCAAATTTATTGTGATACAAATCTATTTCTGAGGCTTTCAGTACACAAAATAATCTGAgaacttgttgtttttgtgcaatGCAGCCGTGCCCCGCAGATCCGCCTGCAGAGAAATGCCATTTTGTGTTCGGTTCAGTTCTGTAATGTATTTCTAGGTACCGATGAAGACATTGACCATGAATCGGTGGTGGAAGAGCAGATCGTGGGCGAGAACTCACCGCCCGACTACTCAGAGTACATGACGGGCAAGAAGCTGCCCCCGGGCGGCATCCCGGGCATTGACCTCTCAGACCCCAAGCAACTGGCCGAGTTTGCCAGGTGCAAACCTCTTGTACAGCTTGTTATTAATCATGAAAATCCTTAATTGACAAAATGTACTATTAATCATTTCGGTTATCTGCTGAAttgagtgttgcttttttttttttttgccccaaacAGGATGAAACCCAGGAAAATCAAAGAGGACGACGCTCCCAGGACGATAGCTTGCCCTCATAAAGTGAGTTTGATTATACAATAGCTTGCcataaaaaaagtgtgttttataCATACTTGTACACCCAAAATTTACATCAacattttgctcttttttttgtttatttttttattttattattttgatttcatttattatttatatgattattattattattttatggttTGTTTTATCGTAGcatatcgtggatttattacctgaccaatatatcgataatcgcggtatcgtcatatcgtagGATAATTGTTATCGTGCgacttgtatcgcatatcgtatcgtgaggtacgtGAGGAACTTGCTGATCAATTAATGgtattaaataatatataaatttttttaatccattattTTATCTTGTATTtaaacaattattaaaatacatttaaaaacattacattaaaaattgcattttgtgTTCAAAATTGGGAAATTTACAGATCGATTAATGAtacagataattaaaaaaattattaatacaatttgaaTGCATTTGGAAGTACTACATTAAAACTGCTGATTTCATTATTTGTCAGGGGTCACTTCATTGCTTTTCAAagaatatttgtcatttttttttatgtattgatGTAAATTATGCTGCCCTGTCTCCATGGTAACTCGTCTCGCCTATATCTTGAATTTCCTAATGAAACATCTTATGTATATCCAGTATAGCACATTGTGTCTGATGCCAGGAAGTAGACATGAAAGCATGTGATTAATTTAAATACGGAAAGCAACACCCACGTATTCTATTTCGGTGCTCGCCATCTTcgcagttattttttattttttttcccattaacgCCAGGTGTGCGCTTGTTCCCCCCCCACCAGGGCTGCACAAAGATGTTCAGGGACAACTCGGCCATGAGGAAGCACCTGCACACCCACGGGCCCCGCGTGCACGTCTGCGCCGAGTGCGGCAAGGCCTTCGTGGAGAGCTCCAAGCTCAAGCGCCACCAGCTCGTCCACACGGGCGAGAAGCCCTTCCAGGTAAGTTCTTAAAGCGTGACTTTCAGATCCACAAATGACAATTACAGCGTCGGAGGCGCACTTGAAGTCAGCAAATTAGCGGTTATCGAGCTGCGTGAGAGAACGTGCGATGGAAGGGGGTTTAATGGATCCATTAAGACGAGGTTACGGGGTTAACGGGCTGTTCAAGTGGATGAAAGATGGATGGGTCACAAAGAAACCTTTCAcaggcagaatttttttttttttcaaagggaGCCTGAAATTGGATTTTAATAAGTCCGTTTAagattttgtattaaaaaaacatttagcacGATTTTAACCCCACTAAAGTGTTTTTCTTACGCAGCTAATTAAATTTTCTGTCAAGTTTTACACCATTATGACATTTAGTTTTTAAGTAATAATCATATATTGTTTGCACGTGTTCCTACAGTATTTTTATGGGAATATTGATTATTTGAAGGATTAGGACTCCTGGAGCTTCATGCTAAGTTTCTATTATGGTGTATTCACGGTGTTTTCACAATGTAGGAACTTGCATAGAAACGGTTTGTTTTCTACgatattgttttttaacatcgtGAGAAGCCAAATGGAAATCAGGATAAAATGATGTAGTTCCACtgcactgtgttttttttttttcttcctcctaaCTGAACCACATAAACATTACATAATTGTTAAGGAAGAAagtagggctgcttgattatgaaaaaactattaatcacgattaatttggtagTAATTGCAATCACGATTAGGTCGATcatgttttttggtacaaacaaaatgtttaacatgtaaaaaaaataaataaaaatattaagacaaataaatttctttgaaaaaaaaactataattatgaaaTTTCCTTTTGGGCCAAACAAGGTTGATTaaattcgtcattttaaaatatattttttttaaaaaggtgcaaatatgtacatttaaacaactcaaaatgagtgtcggcggcacggtggaccagtggttagcacgtccgcctcccagttctgaggactccggttcgagtccaggctcggaccttcctgggtggagtttgcatgttctccccgtgcccacgtgggtcttctccgggtacgccggtctcctcccacattccaaagacatgcatggcaggttaattgggcgctccgaattgtccctaggtgtgcgtgtgagtgtggatggttgttcgtctctgtgtgccctgcgattggctggcaaccagtccaggatgtcccccgcctactgcccagagccagctgagataggcgccagcaccccccgcgacccttgtgaggaataagcggtcaagaaaatggatgggtggaaaaTGAGtgtcaactcatttgctcccaaaaacgtatatacacgttctattttaaatatttaaattgctgcaaaacagaaatgtactttttttttttccccttatgaaagaagaaagtctaatctttcatttggtaggttccaagaggattgattgcttcagtgaaaacggcTGGAAGTGATTgagttaataatttaatttaatagttatttatttatttatttatttttacgattatgctcattttataattgtggagtgtaatactTGAAGTTGCaattgaatttcgatgaatTGCACAGCTCCTATGTAAGAAGCCAATTGCCACAAAGTGTGCTAACCGAGACTCTCCGCACTTCGCTTTCATATGAAATGCCAAATAcgtgtgttttgtcttttttttgcgtCCCAGTGCACCTTCGAAGGCTGCGGCAAGCGCTTCTCGCTGGACTTCAACCTGCGCACCCACGTGCGCATCCACACGGGCGACCGCCCGTACGTGTGCCCCTTCGACGGCTGCAATAAGAAGTTTGCGCAGTCCACCAACCTCAAGTCGCACATCCTCACACACGCCAAAGCCAAGAACAACCAATGAGACGCCCGACCCTCCTCAATGCGCCgtgtagaaaaacaaaacgaaaaacacTGAATACTCATTATTACCCCCTCTCTCCCGCCAGTGGCATTTCGAATGGGAAAGATGGAGTCC
This genomic interval carries:
- the yy1b gene encoding transcriptional repressor protein YY1b isoform X2; its protein translation is MASGETLYIGSDGSEMPAEIVELHEIEVETIPVETIETTVVGGEDDDDDEDEDEDDDEEEEEEDDDDVQPMIALQPLDDDPGSIHHHQYHHHHHHPEVILVQTREEVVGGDDSDLHTDDGGGGFEDQILIPVPAPGAEDEYIEQTLVTVAGKSSMGRVKRGGGSGSSGGKKAGKKSYLSGAETGARKWEQKQVQIKTLEGEFSVTMWASDIDHESVVEEQIVGENSPPDYSEYMTGKKLPPGGIPGIDLSDPKQLAEFARMKPRKIKEDDAPRTIACPHKGCTKMFRDNSAMRKHLHTHGPRVHVCAECGKAFVESSKLKRHQLVHTGEKPFQCTFEGCGKRFSLDFNLRTHVRIHTGDRPYVCPFDGCNKKFAQSTNLKSHILTHAKAKNNQ
- the yy1b gene encoding transcriptional repressor protein YY1b isoform X1, producing MASGETLYIGSDGSEMPAEIVELHEIEVETIPVETIETTVVGGEDDDDDEDEDEDDDEEEEEEDDDDVQPMIALQPLDDDPGSIHHHQYHHHHHHPEVILVQTREEVVGGDDSDLHTDDGGGGFEDQILIPVPAPGAEDEYIEQTLVTVAGKSSMGRVKRGGGSGSSGGKKAGKKSYLSGAETGARKWEQKQVQIKTLEGEFSVTMWASGTDEDIDHESVVEEQIVGENSPPDYSEYMTGKKLPPGGIPGIDLSDPKQLAEFARMKPRKIKEDDAPRTIACPHKGCTKMFRDNSAMRKHLHTHGPRVHVCAECGKAFVESSKLKRHQLVHTGEKPFQCTFEGCGKRFSLDFNLRTHVRIHTGDRPYVCPFDGCNKKFAQSTNLKSHILTHAKAKNNQ